The Scatophagus argus isolate fScaArg1 chromosome 20, fScaArg1.pri, whole genome shotgun sequence genome window below encodes:
- the LOC124051808 gene encoding calcium-binding mitochondrial carrier protein SCaMC-2-B isoform X4 has product MGLCLCVLVSKVDHYESEYFESNGLPFGIKSVNKRSLFLPSHELMTCLSWKKKIVKAGDKDLDGQLDFEEFVHYLRDHEKKLRLVFKSLDKKNDGRIDSQEIVQSLRDLGVNISEEQAEKILKSMDKNGTMTIDWNEWRDYHLLHPADNIPEIILYWKHSTILDVGESLMVPDEFTAEEKKTGMWWRHLVAGGGAGAVSRTCTAPLDRLKVLMQVHASKSNSMRITGGFVQMIREGGVRSLWRGNGINVIKIAPESAIKFMAYEQIKRLIGSNQETLGIAERLVAGSLAGAIAQSSIYPMEVLKTRLALRKTGQYSGILDCAKQILQREGVAAFYKGYIPNMLGIIPYAGIDLAVYETLKNSWLQRFATDSADPGVFVLLACGTTSSTCGQLSSYPLALVRTRMQAQATLQGGPQMNMTGLFRHIIRTEGVMGLYRGLAPNFMKVIPSVSISYVVYEYLKITLGVQSK; this is encoded by the exons ATgggtctgtgtctctgtgtcttggTATCCAAAGTGGACCATTATGAATCTGAGTATTTTGAATCGAATGGATTACCTTTTGGAATAAAGTCAGTGAACAAGCGGAGTTTATTTCTCCCTTCACATGAATTGATGACTTGTCTTTCATGGAAAAAA AAAATAGTGAAAGCAGGAGACAAAGACCTGGATGGACAGTTAGACTTTGAGGAGTTTGTTCATTATCTCAGAGACCACGAGAAGAAACTTCGGCTGGTCTTCAAGAGTCTGGACAAGAAGAACGATG GCAGGATAGACTCCCAAGAAATCGTGCAGTCTCTTCGGGACCTGGGAGTGAACATCTCCGAGGAACAGGCCGAGAAGATTCTCAAAAG TATGGATAAAAATGGCACCATGACAATTGACTGGAATGAGTGGCGTGATTACCACCTCCTGCATCCAGCAGACAACATTCCTGAGATCATCCTGTACTGGAAACACTCCACG ATCTTGGATGTTGGAGAAAGTTTGATGGTGCCTGACGAGTTCAcggcagaagagaagaaaacaggaatGTGGTGGCGGCACCTGGTAGCCGGAGGAGGAGCTGGTGCTGTGTCTCGAACCTGCACAGCACCACTGGACAGACTCAAAGTGCTCATGCAG GTTCACGCCTCCAAGAGCAACAGCATGCGTATCACAGGGGGTTTTGTCCAGATGATCCGAGAGGGGGGCGTGAGGTCACTGTGGCGAGGCAACGGCATCAATGTCATCAAAATTGCACCCGAGTCTGCTATTAAGTTCATGGCCTACGAACAG ATTAAACGATTAATCGGAAGCAACCAGGAGACGTTGGGCATCGCAGAAAGACTGGTGGCGGGCTCCCTGGCCGGAGCGATCGCTCAGAGCAGCATCTACCCCATGGAG GTCCTGAAGACGAGGTTAGCCCTGAGGAAGACGGGCCAGTACTCTGGCATCCTGGATTGTGCCAAACAAATTTTGCAGAGGGAGGGTGTGGCTGCTTTCTACAAGGGCTACATCCCCAACATGCTGGGCATCATCCCCTACGCTGGCATCGACTTGGCTGTCTATGAG ACTCTGAAGAATTCCTGGCTGCAGCGCTTCGCCACAGACAGTGCTGATCCAGGAGTGTTTGTGCTCCTGGCTTGTGGCACCACTTCAAGCACGTGTGGCCAGCTCTCTTCTTACCCGCTCGCCTTGGTCAGGACTCGAATGCAGGCGCAAG cTACCCTTCAAGGAGGCCCTCAGATGAACATGACGGGCCTGTTCAGACACATCATCAGGACCGAGGGGGTCATGGGACTCTACAGAGGCCTGGCACCCAACTTTATGAAGGTCATTCCATCTGTCAGCATCAGCTATGTGGTCTATGAGTACCTCAAGATCACACTGGGAGTCCAGTCGAAGtga
- the LOC124051808 gene encoding calcium-binding mitochondrial carrier protein SCaMC-2-B isoform X5 yields the protein MGLCLCVLVSKVDHYESEYFESNGLPFGIKSVNKRSLFLPSHELMTCLSWKKKIVKAGDKDLDGQLDFEEFVHYLRDHEKKLRLVFKSLDKKNDGRIDSQEIVQSLRDLGVNISEEQAEKILKRIRRGHIWAPILYMDKNGTMTIDWNEWRDYHLLHPADNIPEIILYWKHSTILDVGESLMVPDEFTAEEKKTGMWWRHLVAGGGAGAVSRTCTAPLDRLKVLMQVHASKSNSMRITGGFVQMIREGGVRSLWRGNGINVIKIAPESAIKFMAYEQIKRLIGSNQETLGIAERLVAGSLAGAIAQSSIYPMEVLKTRLALRKTGQYSGILDCAKQILQREGVAAFYKGYIPNMLGIIPYAGIDLAVYETLKNSWLQRFATDSADPGVFVLLACGTTSSTCGQLSSYPLALVRTRMQAQATLQGGPQMNMTGLFRHIIRTEGVMGLYRGLAPNFMKVIPSVSISYVVYEYLKITLGVQSK from the exons ATgggtctgtgtctctgtgtcttggTATCCAAAGTGGACCATTATGAATCTGAGTATTTTGAATCGAATGGATTACCTTTTGGAATAAAGTCAGTGAACAAGCGGAGTTTATTTCTCCCTTCACATGAATTGATGACTTGTCTTTCATGGAAAAAA AAAATAGTGAAAGCAGGAGACAAAGACCTGGATGGACAGTTAGACTTTGAGGAGTTTGTTCATTATCTCAGAGACCACGAGAAGAAACTTCGGCTGGTCTTCAAGAGTCTGGACAAGAAGAACGATG GCAGGATAGACTCCCAAGAAATCGTGCAGTCTCTTCGGGACCTGGGAGTGAACATCTCCGAGGAACAGGCCGAGAAGATTCTCAAAAG AATAAGGAGGGGTCATATCTGGGCCCCTATCTTGTA TATGGATAAAAATGGCACCATGACAATTGACTGGAATGAGTGGCGTGATTACCACCTCCTGCATCCAGCAGACAACATTCCTGAGATCATCCTGTACTGGAAACACTCCACG ATCTTGGATGTTGGAGAAAGTTTGATGGTGCCTGACGAGTTCAcggcagaagagaagaaaacaggaatGTGGTGGCGGCACCTGGTAGCCGGAGGAGGAGCTGGTGCTGTGTCTCGAACCTGCACAGCACCACTGGACAGACTCAAAGTGCTCATGCAG GTTCACGCCTCCAAGAGCAACAGCATGCGTATCACAGGGGGTTTTGTCCAGATGATCCGAGAGGGGGGCGTGAGGTCACTGTGGCGAGGCAACGGCATCAATGTCATCAAAATTGCACCCGAGTCTGCTATTAAGTTCATGGCCTACGAACAG ATTAAACGATTAATCGGAAGCAACCAGGAGACGTTGGGCATCGCAGAAAGACTGGTGGCGGGCTCCCTGGCCGGAGCGATCGCTCAGAGCAGCATCTACCCCATGGAG GTCCTGAAGACGAGGTTAGCCCTGAGGAAGACGGGCCAGTACTCTGGCATCCTGGATTGTGCCAAACAAATTTTGCAGAGGGAGGGTGTGGCTGCTTTCTACAAGGGCTACATCCCCAACATGCTGGGCATCATCCCCTACGCTGGCATCGACTTGGCTGTCTATGAG ACTCTGAAGAATTCCTGGCTGCAGCGCTTCGCCACAGACAGTGCTGATCCAGGAGTGTTTGTGCTCCTGGCTTGTGGCACCACTTCAAGCACGTGTGGCCAGCTCTCTTCTTACCCGCTCGCCTTGGTCAGGACTCGAATGCAGGCGCAAG cTACCCTTCAAGGAGGCCCTCAGATGAACATGACGGGCCTGTTCAGACACATCATCAGGACCGAGGGGGTCATGGGACTCTACAGAGGCCTGGCACCCAACTTTATGAAGGTCATTCCATCTGTCAGCATCAGCTATGTGGTCTATGAGTACCTCAAGATCACACTGGGAGTCCAGTCGAAGtga